From the genome of Papaver somniferum cultivar HN1 chromosome 2, ASM357369v1, whole genome shotgun sequence, one region includes:
- the LOC113347170 gene encoding dymeclin-like isoform X2, producing the protein MGGVPSTPRYNARPQETAEYLIGTFVGEKSFPLSSDFWKKLLEIPLILQWPQLQVLQACQALAKNNSHTRHLAKILIHLACCLQESITTTFDESVEVHMKALNAAYLSSIFLKYMIENAKSDHFEELYLSLVEGEGGSTAQEDFLRDQKIQSFVIGTVLTFIGTSDVSSHTFHLHHEVMNFMLVAMSSQLRSGPTPGPNDVHPFIDAAMIQQDSSVVGLVVRRLLLNYITRPQVPLNAASYSVFSEEGQPGVLQKVGSAAANLVLLPFSYFNSSSVQGSRNPLADNSLLVLLVLTHYRKCVMMSESITSNNKVNVESDTVLKETSHFIDNPYSKALQTARDIEFDRVDVEGNAHSGPLVRLPFASLFDTIGRCLADESTVLLLYSLVQGNSDFLEYVLVRTDMDTLLMPILETLYNASRRTSSQIYMLLIILLILSQDSSFNASAHKLILPNVPWYQERLLHQTSLGSLMVIVLIRTIKYNLSKLRDVYLHTNCLATLTNMAPHVHRLSGYASQRLVSLFDMLSRKYTKLAELKNDQKIKIDSADGDDVASELHIYTDFLRIVLEILNAILTYALPRNPEVVYAIMHRQEVFEPFRNHPRFNELLENIYTVLDFFNSRMDAQRTEGGEWSVEKVLQVIIINCRSWRSEGMKMFNQLRFTYEQENHPEEFFIPYVWQLVLSGSTFSFNPAAIYLFPAGLPVEDKHTEDGNSDEKAEELSV; encoded by the exons ATGGGAGGTGTTCCATCAACTCCACGGTATAACGCGAGACCACAAGAAACGGCTGAGTATCTGATTGGTACTTTTGTCGGTGAGAAATCTTTTCCTCTTTCATCAGATTTTTGGAAGAAATTACTTGAAATTCCTCTCATTCTTCAATGGCCTCAACTTCAAGTACTCCAAGCTTGTCAAGCTTTAG CAAAGAACAACTCTCATACTAGGCATCTAGCTAAGATTTTGATACATCTTGCTTGCTGTTTGCAAGAATCTATTACTACGACTTTTGATGAGTCAGTCGAAGTTCATATGAAGGCTTTGAATGCAGCTTATTTATCATCTATATTTTTGAAGTACATGATTGAAAACGCCAAGAGTGATCACTTTGAAGAACTGTATCTTTCGTTAGTTGAAGGTGAAGGTGGAAGTACCGCACAAGAAGATTTTTTAAGGG ATCAAAAGATTCAAAGTTTTGTTATTGGTACTGTTCTTACATTTATTGGCACATCAGATGTTAG TTCTCACACATTCCATCTGCATCATGAAGTAATGAACTTTATGCTCGTGGCTATGTCAAGCCAGCTTCGTTCTGGACCTACTCCAGGGCCAAATGATGTACATCCTTTTATTGACGCGGCTATGATTCAG CAGGACAGTTCTGTGGTTGGTTTGGTAGTGCGTAGACTACTTCTTAATTATATTACACGACCCCAAGTTCCCTTAAATGCTGCATCCTATTCTGTCTTTTCTGAAGAAGGGCAGCCTGGTGTTCTTCAGAAAGTTGGTTCTGCAGCAG CAAATCTTGTATTGTTGCCCTTCAGTTACTTCAATAGCTCAAGCGTTCAAGGCTCAAGAAATCCATTAGCAGACAACAGTCTTCTTGTCTTACTTGTACTCACTCATTATCGGAAATGTGTTATGATGAGCGAGTCAATAACAAGTAATAACAAGGTCAATGTTGAATCTGATACTGTTTTGAAAGAAACTTCACATTTTATTGACAATCCATATAGCAAGGCTCTACAAACTGCTAGGGATATTGAAT TTGATCGCGTGGATGTTGAGGGCAATGCACACAGTGGACCACTCGTAAGATTGCCTTTTGCATCTCTGTTTGACACCATTGGACG GTGCTTAGCTGATGAGAGTACAGTTCTACTACTGTACTCGTTAGTGCAAGGAAATTCTGATTTCCTGGAATATGTTTTGGTGCGAACCGATATGGATACACTG CTAATGCCTATTCTGGAAACACTTTATAATGCTTCACGGAGGACGTCAAGTCAAATCTACATGTTGCTTATTATTCTTCTCATACTTAGTCAGGACTCCTCATTCAATGCCAGCGCTCACAAGCTG ATACTACCCAATGTTCCATGGTACCAAGAACGCCTTCTCCATCAAACTTCTCTCGGCTCCCTGATGGTTATAGTTCTTATAAGAACCATCAAGTACAATCTGTCGAAGCTACGG GATGTTTATCTCCATACAAACTGTCTTGCTACTTTGACGAACATGGCACCACATGTTCACAGGTTGAGTGGTTATGCGTCACAGAGGCTTGTTAGCCTTTTTGATATGCTTTCACGCAA GTATACCAAATTAGCGGAGCTAAAAAATGATCAGAAAATTAAAATCGACTCGGCAGATGGAGACGATGTG GCATCAGAACTTCACATTTATACGGACTTTTTACGAATTGTATTGGAGATCTTGAATGCAATCCTTACATATGCTCTGCCTCGAAATCCTGAG GTTGTATATGCAATAATGCACCGTCAGGAGGTCTTCGAACCCTTCAGGAACCATCCACGTTTTAATGAGCTGCTAGAAAACATATATACT GTGTTAGATTTCTTCAATAGTCGCATGGATGCTCAAAGAACAGAAGGTGGTGAATGGTCAGTGGAGAAAGTCTTGCAAGTCATAATCATTAATTGCCGATCTTGGCGAAGTGAAGGAATGAAG ATGTTTAATCAGTTAAGGTTCACATATGAGCAAGAGAATCATCCTGAAGAGTTCT
- the LOC113347170 gene encoding dymeclin-like isoform X1, whose amino-acid sequence MGGVPSTPRYNARPQETAEYLIGTFVGEKSFPLSSDFWKKLLEIPLILQWPQLQVLQACQALAKNNSHTRHLAKILIHLACCLQESITTTFDESVEVHMKALNAAYLSSIFLKYMIENAKSDHFEELYLSLVEGEGGSTAQEDFLRDQKIQSFVIGTVLTFIGTSDVSSHTFHLHHEVMNFMLVAMSSQLRSGPTPGPNDVHPFIDAAMIQQDSSVVGLVVRRLLLNYITRPQVPLNAASYSVFSEEGQPGVLQKVGSAAANLVLLPFSYFNSSSVQGSRNPLADNSLLVLLVLTHYRKCVMMSESITSNNKVNVESDTVLKETSHFIDNPYSKALQTARDIEFDRVDVEGNAHSGPLVRLPFASLFDTIGRCLADESTVLLLYSLVQGNSDFLEYVLVRTDMDTLLMPILETLYNASRRTSSQIYMLLIILLILSQDSSFNASAHKLILPNVPWYQERLLHQTSLGSLMVIVLIRTIKYNLSKLRDVYLHTNCLATLTNMAPHVHRLSGYASQRLVSLFDMLSRKYTKLAELKNDQKIKIDSADGDDVASELHIYTDFLRIVLEILNAILTYALPRNPEVVYAIMHRQEVFEPFRNHPRFNELLENIYTVLDFFNSRMDAQRTEGGEWSVEKVLQVIIINCRSWRSEGMKMFNQLRFTYEQENHPEEFFIPYVWQLVLSGSTFSFNPAAIYLFPAGLPVEQDKHTEDGNSDEKAEELSV is encoded by the exons ATGGGAGGTGTTCCATCAACTCCACGGTATAACGCGAGACCACAAGAAACGGCTGAGTATCTGATTGGTACTTTTGTCGGTGAGAAATCTTTTCCTCTTTCATCAGATTTTTGGAAGAAATTACTTGAAATTCCTCTCATTCTTCAATGGCCTCAACTTCAAGTACTCCAAGCTTGTCAAGCTTTAG CAAAGAACAACTCTCATACTAGGCATCTAGCTAAGATTTTGATACATCTTGCTTGCTGTTTGCAAGAATCTATTACTACGACTTTTGATGAGTCAGTCGAAGTTCATATGAAGGCTTTGAATGCAGCTTATTTATCATCTATATTTTTGAAGTACATGATTGAAAACGCCAAGAGTGATCACTTTGAAGAACTGTATCTTTCGTTAGTTGAAGGTGAAGGTGGAAGTACCGCACAAGAAGATTTTTTAAGGG ATCAAAAGATTCAAAGTTTTGTTATTGGTACTGTTCTTACATTTATTGGCACATCAGATGTTAG TTCTCACACATTCCATCTGCATCATGAAGTAATGAACTTTATGCTCGTGGCTATGTCAAGCCAGCTTCGTTCTGGACCTACTCCAGGGCCAAATGATGTACATCCTTTTATTGACGCGGCTATGATTCAG CAGGACAGTTCTGTGGTTGGTTTGGTAGTGCGTAGACTACTTCTTAATTATATTACACGACCCCAAGTTCCCTTAAATGCTGCATCCTATTCTGTCTTTTCTGAAGAAGGGCAGCCTGGTGTTCTTCAGAAAGTTGGTTCTGCAGCAG CAAATCTTGTATTGTTGCCCTTCAGTTACTTCAATAGCTCAAGCGTTCAAGGCTCAAGAAATCCATTAGCAGACAACAGTCTTCTTGTCTTACTTGTACTCACTCATTATCGGAAATGTGTTATGATGAGCGAGTCAATAACAAGTAATAACAAGGTCAATGTTGAATCTGATACTGTTTTGAAAGAAACTTCACATTTTATTGACAATCCATATAGCAAGGCTCTACAAACTGCTAGGGATATTGAAT TTGATCGCGTGGATGTTGAGGGCAATGCACACAGTGGACCACTCGTAAGATTGCCTTTTGCATCTCTGTTTGACACCATTGGACG GTGCTTAGCTGATGAGAGTACAGTTCTACTACTGTACTCGTTAGTGCAAGGAAATTCTGATTTCCTGGAATATGTTTTGGTGCGAACCGATATGGATACACTG CTAATGCCTATTCTGGAAACACTTTATAATGCTTCACGGAGGACGTCAAGTCAAATCTACATGTTGCTTATTATTCTTCTCATACTTAGTCAGGACTCCTCATTCAATGCCAGCGCTCACAAGCTG ATACTACCCAATGTTCCATGGTACCAAGAACGCCTTCTCCATCAAACTTCTCTCGGCTCCCTGATGGTTATAGTTCTTATAAGAACCATCAAGTACAATCTGTCGAAGCTACGG GATGTTTATCTCCATACAAACTGTCTTGCTACTTTGACGAACATGGCACCACATGTTCACAGGTTGAGTGGTTATGCGTCACAGAGGCTTGTTAGCCTTTTTGATATGCTTTCACGCAA GTATACCAAATTAGCGGAGCTAAAAAATGATCAGAAAATTAAAATCGACTCGGCAGATGGAGACGATGTG GCATCAGAACTTCACATTTATACGGACTTTTTACGAATTGTATTGGAGATCTTGAATGCAATCCTTACATATGCTCTGCCTCGAAATCCTGAG GTTGTATATGCAATAATGCACCGTCAGGAGGTCTTCGAACCCTTCAGGAACCATCCACGTTTTAATGAGCTGCTAGAAAACATATATACT GTGTTAGATTTCTTCAATAGTCGCATGGATGCTCAAAGAACAGAAGGTGGTGAATGGTCAGTGGAGAAAGTCTTGCAAGTCATAATCATTAATTGCCGATCTTGGCGAAGTGAAGGAATGAAG ATGTTTAATCAGTTAAGGTTCACATATGAGCAAGAGAATCATCCTGAAGAGTTCT
- the LOC113347170 gene encoding dymeclin-like isoform X3, translating into MGGVPSTPRYNARPQETAEYLIGTFVGEKSFPLSSDFWKKLLEIPLILQWPQLQVLQACQALAKNNSHTRHLAKILIHLACCLQESITTTFDESVEVHMKALNAAYLSSIFLKYMIENAKSDHFEELYLSLVEGEGGSTAQEDFLRDQKIQSFVIGTVLTFIGTSDVSSHTFHLHHEVMNFMLVAMSSQLRSGPTPGPNDVHPFIDAAMIQDSSVVGLVVRRLLLNYITRPQVPLNAASYSVFSEEGQPGVLQKVGSAAANLVLLPFSYFNSSSVQGSRNPLADNSLLVLLVLTHYRKCVMMSESITSNNKVNVESDTVLKETSHFIDNPYSKALQTARDIEFDRVDVEGNAHSGPLVRLPFASLFDTIGRCLADESTVLLLYSLVQGNSDFLEYVLVRTDMDTLLMPILETLYNASRRTSSQIYMLLIILLILSQDSSFNASAHKLILPNVPWYQERLLHQTSLGSLMVIVLIRTIKYNLSKLRDVYLHTNCLATLTNMAPHVHRLSGYASQRLVSLFDMLSRKYTKLAELKNDQKIKIDSADGDDVASELHIYTDFLRIVLEILNAILTYALPRNPEVVYAIMHRQEVFEPFRNHPRFNELLENIYTVLDFFNSRMDAQRTEGGEWSVEKVLQVIIINCRSWRSEGMKMFNQLRFTYEQENHPEEFFIPYVWQLVLSGSTFSFNPAAIYLFPAGLPVEQDKHTEDGNSDEKAEELSV; encoded by the exons ATGGGAGGTGTTCCATCAACTCCACGGTATAACGCGAGACCACAAGAAACGGCTGAGTATCTGATTGGTACTTTTGTCGGTGAGAAATCTTTTCCTCTTTCATCAGATTTTTGGAAGAAATTACTTGAAATTCCTCTCATTCTTCAATGGCCTCAACTTCAAGTACTCCAAGCTTGTCAAGCTTTAG CAAAGAACAACTCTCATACTAGGCATCTAGCTAAGATTTTGATACATCTTGCTTGCTGTTTGCAAGAATCTATTACTACGACTTTTGATGAGTCAGTCGAAGTTCATATGAAGGCTTTGAATGCAGCTTATTTATCATCTATATTTTTGAAGTACATGATTGAAAACGCCAAGAGTGATCACTTTGAAGAACTGTATCTTTCGTTAGTTGAAGGTGAAGGTGGAAGTACCGCACAAGAAGATTTTTTAAGGG ATCAAAAGATTCAAAGTTTTGTTATTGGTACTGTTCTTACATTTATTGGCACATCAGATGTTAG TTCTCACACATTCCATCTGCATCATGAAGTAATGAACTTTATGCTCGTGGCTATGTCAAGCCAGCTTCGTTCTGGACCTACTCCAGGGCCAAATGATGTACATCCTTTTATTGACGCGGCTATGATTCAG GACAGTTCTGTGGTTGGTTTGGTAGTGCGTAGACTACTTCTTAATTATATTACACGACCCCAAGTTCCCTTAAATGCTGCATCCTATTCTGTCTTTTCTGAAGAAGGGCAGCCTGGTGTTCTTCAGAAAGTTGGTTCTGCAGCAG CAAATCTTGTATTGTTGCCCTTCAGTTACTTCAATAGCTCAAGCGTTCAAGGCTCAAGAAATCCATTAGCAGACAACAGTCTTCTTGTCTTACTTGTACTCACTCATTATCGGAAATGTGTTATGATGAGCGAGTCAATAACAAGTAATAACAAGGTCAATGTTGAATCTGATACTGTTTTGAAAGAAACTTCACATTTTATTGACAATCCATATAGCAAGGCTCTACAAACTGCTAGGGATATTGAAT TTGATCGCGTGGATGTTGAGGGCAATGCACACAGTGGACCACTCGTAAGATTGCCTTTTGCATCTCTGTTTGACACCATTGGACG GTGCTTAGCTGATGAGAGTACAGTTCTACTACTGTACTCGTTAGTGCAAGGAAATTCTGATTTCCTGGAATATGTTTTGGTGCGAACCGATATGGATACACTG CTAATGCCTATTCTGGAAACACTTTATAATGCTTCACGGAGGACGTCAAGTCAAATCTACATGTTGCTTATTATTCTTCTCATACTTAGTCAGGACTCCTCATTCAATGCCAGCGCTCACAAGCTG ATACTACCCAATGTTCCATGGTACCAAGAACGCCTTCTCCATCAAACTTCTCTCGGCTCCCTGATGGTTATAGTTCTTATAAGAACCATCAAGTACAATCTGTCGAAGCTACGG GATGTTTATCTCCATACAAACTGTCTTGCTACTTTGACGAACATGGCACCACATGTTCACAGGTTGAGTGGTTATGCGTCACAGAGGCTTGTTAGCCTTTTTGATATGCTTTCACGCAA GTATACCAAATTAGCGGAGCTAAAAAATGATCAGAAAATTAAAATCGACTCGGCAGATGGAGACGATGTG GCATCAGAACTTCACATTTATACGGACTTTTTACGAATTGTATTGGAGATCTTGAATGCAATCCTTACATATGCTCTGCCTCGAAATCCTGAG GTTGTATATGCAATAATGCACCGTCAGGAGGTCTTCGAACCCTTCAGGAACCATCCACGTTTTAATGAGCTGCTAGAAAACATATATACT GTGTTAGATTTCTTCAATAGTCGCATGGATGCTCAAAGAACAGAAGGTGGTGAATGGTCAGTGGAGAAAGTCTTGCAAGTCATAATCATTAATTGCCGATCTTGGCGAAGTGAAGGAATGAAG ATGTTTAATCAGTTAAGGTTCACATATGAGCAAGAGAATCATCCTGAAGAGTTCT